The sequence TTTACCCGCCAACATGCCGTATTTTGTGATCCGGAAAAAAGATGGTTACCCGGCTTACCAACTTACATCCGTTTTGGATGATTTGCTTTATGGGATAGATCTGATCGTCCGCGGGGCCGACCTTTGGGCATCGACATTGGCGCAACAATACCTCGCACCTAAAATTGACGCTCATAGCTTTAACGATATCGTCTTTTTCCACCACCCGCTGTTGATGTCGTCGGGCCAAGCAAAGCTTTCCAAATCGTCAGGCGCAACATCCGTGCATTATTTACGAAATGAGGGCAGATCGCCCGCTGATATTTTTACGGCAGCAGCCGCGCTGCTGGGCAAGGCTGAACCTATCAGCACCTGGCAACAATTAGCAGCATTGGCTCTGCCAATGTTTTGACGGATTTCTATATTTCGGGCGGGAACAATGGGGTTTTAAACCCATCGCTGCTTTTACGGGCCATATCCCTATCAAAAAAACATTGCCGATACCACAGCATTTTATATTTTAGCCTAATGGATACACCGAAAAGCCTGCCTGTACTTGATGCCACCGAACTGCGTGTGCTCGGGTCGTTAATGGAAAAAGCCCGCACCACGCCCGAATATTACCCCATGTCGCTCAATAGCCTTACGGCTGCCTGCAACCAAAAGACATCGCGCAAGCCGGTTGTGCAGTATGATGAGGGAACGGTAGCCATGGCGTTGGATTCGCTGAAGCGTCGCGGGCTGATCTCCACAGCTACCGGCGGATCGAGCCGGGCGGTAAAGTACAAGCATAACTTTGCCATTGTGTTCCCGGTACTGCCGCAGGAAGTTTGCATTATGTGCCTGCTGATGCTGCGCGGCCCGCAAACACCCGGCGAACTGAATACCAATTCGGGCCGGATGTATGAGTTTGAATCGATAGAAGAAGTGCAGCAGATACTGGAAAAACTTGCTGCCGATGAACCGCCCTATTTAGTGCAGTTACCCCGTCGCCCGGGCCAAAAGGAGGCGCGCTATGCCCACCTCTTAGCCGGCGAACCGGACATCATAGATGATGAACCCGATACGCCCATCGGCTACTCTGCCAGCGGCCTTGAAGCCCGCGTTACCAAACTGGAGCAGGATTACGCCGAATTAAAAGAGGCTTTTGATAAATTGATGAAGGAGTTGATGTAAGGAGATTTTAACCACAGCGGCCACAGAGATACATTTTTGATCATTATTCTCTCTGTGAACCCTGTGCAAACCTCTGTGGTTAAAATCCGCCCCATTGCCATTTGTTGCAAATTAGCCCGTGCATTGTTGTAGATGCTTCCGCGGCTTCTCTACCAATAAACTTAAGCCTTTATATTAGCGGTACAAACCAATTTATACCGCCTGATGAAAAAGCTACTCTCCATTGTATGGTTATGCTTATGGGTTATACCTGCCTCATCGCAGGCTACGCGCAAGCCAAACGTTATTATTATTTTAATGGATGATATGGGCTACGGCGATACCGAGCCCTATGGTATGACGGGCATCCCTACACCCAACTTCAACAAACTGGCTAAGCAGGGCACGCGCTTTACGCACTTTAATGCCGGGCAACCTATCTGCACCGCTTCGCGCACGGCATTGCTTACGGGTTGTTATCCCAACCGGGTGGGCATGGCGGGGGCTTTGCTGCCTACCTCAAAAATAGCGCTCAATCCGCAGGAAACCACCATTGCATCCATGCTGAAACGTGCCGGTTACCATACATCCATGCTGGGTAAATGGCATTTGGGCAATCATCCACCTTACTTCCCACTCCATTATGGCTTCGATTCGTTTTACGGCCTGCCTTACTCGCACGATATCTGGCCACGCGATAAGGATGGCAACAAGATCACCGACCCGGCCAATGCCCGCTATACCTGGCCCGAATTACCACTAATAGAAGACGACCGCATTGCCGATACCATCAAAAGCCACCATGACCAGGAGTTGCTGACCACTAAGTTTACCAAACGGGCCGTTGCTTACATTCGCGGGCATAAAAACAAACCGTTCTTTCTGTACGTGGCGCAGCCCATGCCGCATGTGCCGCTGGCTGTGTCGGATAAATTTAAGGGCAAAAGCGGGATGGGTATTTTTGGCGATGTGATGATGGAGCTGGACTGGTCGCTGGGGCAGATATTGAAAACGCTGGACGAAACCGGGCTGGCTAAAAACACTATTGTAATTGTAGCCAGCGATAACGGGCCATGGTTAAATTATGGCGATAATGCCGGTTCGTCAGGCGGTTTCAGGGAAGGCAAGGCCACTACCTTTGAGGGAGGCACCCGTGTGCCCCTGCTGATGCGCTGGCCCGGCAAAATTGAAGCCGGTGGGATCAATAGCCACCTGATGACCAATATGGATATCCTGCCCACCATTGCCGCTGCCACCGGCGCGCACCTGCCGCAAAACCGGATAGACGGACTGAATTTCCTGCCATCGCTGCTGGCGGGTAACAGAACCGGTCCGCGGGAAGTGTTTTATTACTACTCGGGGCAAAATAATTTAGATGCGGTGCGCTATAAAAACTGGAAGCTGGTGCTGCCGCATAAGTCATCATCGTATCAGTTGCTGCATGGTGTTAACGGCAATGGTGGCAAGATATTAAAGATAGATGTGCCCCTGGCCCTGTACGATTTGGCCCACGATCCCGGCGAGGCCTACGATGTACAGCAATTACACCCCGATATCATGAAGCATATGCAAGCCTTAGCCGATTCGGCACGGGAGGATCTGGGCGATGATCTAACCGGCCGCGCAGGTAAAAATGTACGCAAGGCGGCGGTGGTGGAGTAGGGATTAGCGATTTTGGTGGCTATTTAACCACAGGAGGTTTATTACGTCAAGGAGGTGAAAATCTTTGTGCACTTTGTGGTTAAATTGCCGTTTATGCTACCACAAAAAGTGTCGCAATCGCACCCTTATTTGTCGTTTTTGCACATGCTTGCCATTTTTAATGGTATCTAACTTTACATCAGTTAAAAACCAACAATTATGGCAACAGATATTTTAGCGGAATTAATTACCACAAAGGATAATTTTTTTAACGCGCTTGGCGCATTTACCCGGGAACAGTTCAACACCACCCCATTAGAAGGTAGCTGGACACCCGGACAGGTAGCCGAGCATATTTATAAATCGGTAGCCGGTGTGCCGCATTTATTAGGTACCGATGGCATTTCCGCCGATCGCGACCCGGCCCTGAATGTAGCCGGCATCAGGCAGATGTTTTTAGATTTCAGTACCAAAATGAAATCGCCGGGCTTCGTTTTACCATCAAATGAACCGAAAGATCTGGTCGTGCTTACCCGGTCGTTAAAGGAGGCTTTCACCGCTACCATCGATACCGCGCAGGGGAAGGATCTTAACCTCATCATCCCCGATTTTGAGTTCCCCGGTTCGGGTCCGCTAAGCCGGCTGGAATTGCTGAATTTTATTTCGGTGCATACCCAAAGGCATACCCACCAGTTACAACAGATCAGGAAGCTTTTTTGATAAAGGCATCAGGGCATCCAAATCGCTATTTTTGATTATTTTGCAGGCATGACAGACCTGCCCGCTTATACCCGCTCTCAACTAGCCCTGCGCAACGGGCAGGACAAGCCCCAAATTTGGGTGGCCTACAAGGGGTTGATCTACGATGTAACCACCAGCCGCCTTTGGCGCGATGGCAAACACTACGAGCACTGGGCCGGCCAGGACCTTACCCCCGAGCTGGTCGACGCGCCCCATACCGATAGCGTTTTTGAAAAATTTGAGGCGATAGGGGTGTTGAAATAGGCATGCATGTAATGTCATCCCGAACTTGTTTCGGGGTCTCATATGCATAGTCAATCTTTGCATATCAGGCCTGTGTAATGGGATACTGAAACAAGTTCGGCATGACTGATTGTTGCTAACAGGGATTATCGGCAAACTAAATCCCCCCGCTCATCGTTATATTTACATATGCAAAAGCTAAGGTTTTTTATTATGTTGATCAGCGTGTTTGCTGCTGCCTTCAACGCGCACGCCCAGCCCAGCTTTAAAGGCGGCGAACAAGCGCTGGATGCCTACCTGAAGCAGCATATCATCTACCCGGAGTTCTCTTCCAAAAACTGTATCGAAGCCACTGTAAAAGTAAGTTTCAGGGTGGATAAAAACGGCAAAGTAAGCAATGTAAAAACCCGCGACGCCGTGGGTCTCGACCTTGACGACGAAGCCATACGGGTAGTAAAAATGACCACCGGCAAATGGACTATCCCCGCCGGCCGGGAAGCGGTGAATTATCTGCTGCCTATCCGCTTCACGCCCGACCAATCGCACTGCCAGGCAGCTACAAAAATGACCATCGCGCAGGCCATTGCCACCTACCGCGCCAGGCAGGAACTGGAAAACGCCGTAACCAATTATTACGAAAATAAATACGCCGGCAAGGCCGATACAACTAAACAAAGCGCTATCGACGCGCTGAAAAAACAACTGGGCTTTGACGATGAGTTGATTGATGAATTACTTGAAAAAGCAGCGGCAAAATTAAAACAGGGCGATAACGAAGGCGCCTGCGCCGACTGGAAGTTTATCCGAAACATCGGCAGCACCCGTGCCGATGACCTGCTGGCAAGGTATTGTAAGTAAACACAATGTTATGCCGAACTTGTTTGGCACCCACACGCAGGCTAAACAATACATATTGATCACTTAGCAGGATGAGATACCGAAACAAGTTCGGCATGACATGTTGATTGGGATTCGATAGAGGTTTCCTATCTTTACGCCCCATGGACGGGCAGATCAACACTAATTATTTCAGGTGGCTGTATGTACTTATTGTACTGGCGGTGCTGGTCAATTTCAGCGGTTTGTTTGTTACTATTATCGGGCCGGACGGTACCTTTTATGCCGGTATCGCCAAAACCATGGTGCAAAAGCACGATTACGTGAACTTGTATGCCCAGGGCAAGGATTTTTTAGATAAACCGCACTTCCCCTTTTGGGTAACCGCCGCTTTTTTCGAACTATTCGGCTTCCAAACCTGGGTCTATAAATTACCCGGCATTTTGTTTTTAATGATGGGTGCAGTTTACACTTATCGCCTGGCCCTGCAATTATATAACCGCGAGATCGCCCTATGGTCGGTACTGATACTGCTTACCGCCGAGCATATCATCATCTCCAATAACGATGTCCGCGCTGAGCCTTATCTCACCGGGCTGATCATCGCTTCCATCTATCATTTCTACAACGCTTATATCCGTAACAATTACTGGCAATTGCTTTGGGGCGCCATATTCGCCGCGCTGGCTATCATGACCAAGGGCATGTTTGCCATTATCCCCATCGGCGGTGCTATTGCCGGACAACTGATCATTACCAAACAATGGCGGCAACTGTTCCATTTACGCTGGCTGCTGGCTATCGGATTGACCGCCGTTTTTGTATTGCCCGAGTTTTACTGCCTGTATCAACAGTTCGATCTGCACCCCGAAAAACTGGTGTTTGATAAGCACAATGTATCCGGCATCAAATTTTTCTTTTGGGACAGTCAGTTCGGGCGCTTCTTCAATACCGGCCCTATCAAAGGCAGCGGCGATCCGTTCTTTTTTGTGCATACGCTGGCCTGGGCATTTCTGCCATGGTCGCTGTTGTTATTCGCGGCTATTTACCAATCTATACGGAAGCAGGCTAAAGATACACTTAACAGCCAGTGGCTTTGCCTGTGCGGCTCCTTGCTTACGTTCCTGGTATTTTCGGCATCGAAGTTTCAGTTACCTTATTACCTCAATATTGTTTTCCCGCTGTTCGCCATTCAGCTGGCGGCTCACCTGTACAATATCCAATCAACAAAAAGTAAGTACGCGGTGCAAAGGGTGCAATCGGTTATTACGGTTTTAATGATCGGGATAATCGTTGTACTTCAATACTTTTTCAGGCCATCGACATTAGCCTGGCCGGTAGTGGCCATCATTATTGCCATGCTCATCCTGTTAATGTCCATCCCCAAGCATATCGGGGCTAAGGGCATCCGCAAAACCGTTATCCGCACGGTGATCACCGCCTTTGTGGTGAACGTGTATCTTAACCTGGCCTTTTACCCATCGTTGCTGCACTACCAGGGCGGCAGCGAGGCGGCTATGTATATCAATAGGGTAAACACCCAAAA comes from Mucilaginibacter mali and encodes:
- a CDS encoding YceH family protein; translated protein: MDTPKSLPVLDATELRVLGSLMEKARTTPEYYPMSLNSLTAACNQKTSRKPVVQYDEGTVAMALDSLKRRGLISTATGGSSRAVKYKHNFAIVFPVLPQEVCIMCLLMLRGPQTPGELNTNSGRMYEFESIEEVQQILEKLAADEPPYLVQLPRRPGQKEARYAHLLAGEPDIIDDEPDTPIGYSASGLEARVTKLEQDYAELKEAFDKLMKELM
- a CDS encoding sulfatase family protein, with product MKKLLSIVWLCLWVIPASSQATRKPNVIIILMDDMGYGDTEPYGMTGIPTPNFNKLAKQGTRFTHFNAGQPICTASRTALLTGCYPNRVGMAGALLPTSKIALNPQETTIASMLKRAGYHTSMLGKWHLGNHPPYFPLHYGFDSFYGLPYSHDIWPRDKDGNKITDPANARYTWPELPLIEDDRIADTIKSHHDQELLTTKFTKRAVAYIRGHKNKPFFLYVAQPMPHVPLAVSDKFKGKSGMGIFGDVMMELDWSLGQILKTLDETGLAKNTIVIVASDNGPWLNYGDNAGSSGGFREGKATTFEGGTRVPLLMRWPGKIEAGGINSHLMTNMDILPTIAAATGAHLPQNRIDGLNFLPSLLAGNRTGPREVFYYYSGQNNLDAVRYKNWKLVLPHKSSSYQLLHGVNGNGGKILKIDVPLALYDLAHDPGEAYDVQQLHPDIMKHMQALADSAREDLGDDLTGRAGKNVRKAAVVE
- a CDS encoding DinB family protein: MATDILAELITTKDNFFNALGAFTREQFNTTPLEGSWTPGQVAEHIYKSVAGVPHLLGTDGISADRDPALNVAGIRQMFLDFSTKMKSPGFVLPSNEPKDLVVLTRSLKEAFTATIDTAQGKDLNLIIPDFEFPGSGPLSRLELLNFISVHTQRHTHQLQQIRKLF
- a CDS encoding cytochrome b5 domain-containing protein, whose translation is MTDLPAYTRSQLALRNGQDKPQIWVAYKGLIYDVTTSRLWRDGKHYEHWAGQDLTPELVDAPHTDSVFEKFEAIGVLK
- a CDS encoding TonB family protein, which translates into the protein MQKLRFFIMLISVFAAAFNAHAQPSFKGGEQALDAYLKQHIIYPEFSSKNCIEATVKVSFRVDKNGKVSNVKTRDAVGLDLDDEAIRVVKMTTGKWTIPAGREAVNYLLPIRFTPDQSHCQAATKMTIAQAIATYRARQELENAVTNYYENKYAGKADTTKQSAIDALKKQLGFDDELIDELLEKAAAKLKQGDNEGACADWKFIRNIGSTRADDLLARYCK
- a CDS encoding ArnT family glycosyltransferase — its product is MDGQINTNYFRWLYVLIVLAVLVNFSGLFVTIIGPDGTFYAGIAKTMVQKHDYVNLYAQGKDFLDKPHFPFWVTAAFFELFGFQTWVYKLPGILFLMMGAVYTYRLALQLYNREIALWSVLILLTAEHIIISNNDVRAEPYLTGLIIASIYHFYNAYIRNNYWQLLWGAIFAALAIMTKGMFAIIPIGGAIAGQLIITKQWRQLFHLRWLLAIGLTAVFVLPEFYCLYQQFDLHPEKLVFDKHNVSGIKFFFWDSQFGRFFNTGPIKGSGDPFFFVHTLAWAFLPWSLLLFAAIYQSIRKQAKDTLNSQWLCLCGSLLTFLVFSASKFQLPYYLNIVFPLFAIQLAAHLYNIQSTKSKYAVQRVQSVITVLMIGIIVVLQYFFRPSTLAWPVVAIIIAMLILLMSIPKHIGAKGIRKTVIRTVITAFVVNVYLNLAFYPSLLHYQGGSEAAMYINRVNTQNYPVAITADAYNFPLDFYIRGRLVSVDPAGNGPIPPKPFYMFSNGPVLKGLAAKGWQIQPVKSFDNYWISMLKPQFLNSKTRRQALDTVVVVLVK